In Dromaius novaehollandiae isolate bDroNov1 chromosome 4, bDroNov1.hap1, whole genome shotgun sequence, a single genomic region encodes these proteins:
- the RELL1 gene encoding RELT-like protein 1 isoform X1, with product MAPPGSGGIPPTALSLGSTAAWRESRAALGDEEFLQALSSYGLQTTTLATKTGHGNGSDHPEYIAFALVPVFFIMGLLGILICHVLKKKGYRCTTEAEQVEEEKLGEKIEMNETMHENSDTVGQIINYIMKNEANADVLKAMVADSNVFEPESPGSPTTPGSPTTPGSPLSPGAIPFKHNCKGHHFHTVGGVAEKDVCTRCSHKRWHLIKPAHKPKEHRRSRLGEVTVLSVGRFRVTKVEHKSNSKERKSLMSVTGVESVNGDMPVTPTKRESREAPATPVKQGIQERRSSEWNF from the exons ATGGCTCCGCCGGGGTCGGGCGGGATCCCGCCGACTGCCCTGTCGCTGGGCTCCACGGCGGCCTGGCGGGAGAGCCGCGCCGCACTCG GTGATGAAGAGTTTCTCCAAGCTTTGTCAAGCTATGGTTTACAAACAACTACTTTGGCAACTAAGACTGGCCATGGTAATGGGTCTGACCACCCAGAATATATTGCCTTTGCATTGGTTCCTGTTTTCTTCATCATGGGTCTCTTGGGGATCCTCATCTGTCATGTCCTTAAGAAAAAAGGATATCGTTGTACAACAGAGGCTGAACaagtagaagaagaaaaacttgGCGAAAAAATAG AAATGAATGAGACTATGCATGAGAATAGTGACACTGTGGGACAAATTATTAACTACATAATGAAAAATGAAG CAAATGCTGATGTGTTAAAGGCCATGGTAGCAGACAGCAATGTTTTTGAACCTGAAAG CCCTGGATCTCCTACCACTCCTGGGAGTCCAACAACTCCAGGGTCTCCTTTGTCACCTGGTGCTATTCCATTTAAACACAACTGCAAAGGCCATCACTTCCATACTGTTGGAGGAGTAGCAGAAAAGGATGTTTGTACTCGTTGTAGTCACAAACGATGGCATCTTATAAAGCCAGCCCACAAACCAAAAGAGCACAGAAGAAGCCGTCTTGGAGAGGTTACAGTACTTTCTGTGGGAAG ATTTAGAGTCACAAAAGTGGAGCACAAATCTAATTCCAAAGAGCGGAAAAGCTTGATGTCTGTTACTGGTGTGGAGAGTGTCAATGGTGATATGCCTGTTACGCCTACAAAACGGGAATCGAGAGAAGCACCTGCTACACCTGTGAAACAGGGAATACAAGAGAGAAGAAGCTCAGA GTGGAACTTTTAG
- the RELL1 gene encoding RELT-like protein 1 isoform X2, translated as MAPPGSGGIPPTALSLGSTAAWRESRAALGDEEFLQALSSYGLQTTTLATKTGHGNGSDHPEYIAFALVPVFFIMGLLGILICHVLKKKGYRCTTEAEQVEEEKLGEKIEMNETMHENSDTVGQIINYIMKNEANADVLKAMVADSNVFEPESPGSPTTPGSPTTPGSPLSPGAIPFKHNCKGHHFHTVGGVAEKDVCTRCSHKRWHLIKPAHKPKEHRRSRLGEVTVLSVGRFRVTKVEHKSNSKERKSLMSVTGVESVNGDMPVTPTKRESREAPATPVKQGIQERRSSE; from the exons ATGGCTCCGCCGGGGTCGGGCGGGATCCCGCCGACTGCCCTGTCGCTGGGCTCCACGGCGGCCTGGCGGGAGAGCCGCGCCGCACTCG GTGATGAAGAGTTTCTCCAAGCTTTGTCAAGCTATGGTTTACAAACAACTACTTTGGCAACTAAGACTGGCCATGGTAATGGGTCTGACCACCCAGAATATATTGCCTTTGCATTGGTTCCTGTTTTCTTCATCATGGGTCTCTTGGGGATCCTCATCTGTCATGTCCTTAAGAAAAAAGGATATCGTTGTACAACAGAGGCTGAACaagtagaagaagaaaaacttgGCGAAAAAATAG AAATGAATGAGACTATGCATGAGAATAGTGACACTGTGGGACAAATTATTAACTACATAATGAAAAATGAAG CAAATGCTGATGTGTTAAAGGCCATGGTAGCAGACAGCAATGTTTTTGAACCTGAAAG CCCTGGATCTCCTACCACTCCTGGGAGTCCAACAACTCCAGGGTCTCCTTTGTCACCTGGTGCTATTCCATTTAAACACAACTGCAAAGGCCATCACTTCCATACTGTTGGAGGAGTAGCAGAAAAGGATGTTTGTACTCGTTGTAGTCACAAACGATGGCATCTTATAAAGCCAGCCCACAAACCAAAAGAGCACAGAAGAAGCCGTCTTGGAGAGGTTACAGTACTTTCTGTGGGAAG ATTTAGAGTCACAAAAGTGGAGCACAAATCTAATTCCAAAGAGCGGAAAAGCTTGATGTCTGTTACTGGTGTGGAGAGTGTCAATGGTGATATGCCTGTTACGCCTACAAAACGGGAATCGAGAGAAGCACCTGCTACACCTGTGAAACAGGGAATACAAGAGAGAAGAAGCTCAGAGTAA